ACCATTTACAGTTTGGTTTGCCGGCACTGAATAAGTATAAGATGGATCTAAAATCGAGAATTTCGGGAAAGTTGCCGGACTGCCCCAACCATACTTCTCTTTTGTTTCTAAATTTGTAATAACCGAACCTGAGTTCATTTCAGATGCTGTTGCAGCTAATGTTAAAACAGTTGCCAATGGTAATGCTTCAGTTGCCATTACTTTTCTTGTAACAATATCCCAAGCATCCGCTTCTACCTTTGCACCTGCAACGATTAATTTAGAGCAGTCAATTACCGAACCGCCCCCTACTGCCAACACGATATCAACCTGATTCTCTTTACAAATTTTAATACCTTTACGAGCTGTTTCTACACGAGGGTTAGGCTCGACACCTGATAATTCGAATACGTTCATATTCAAGTCATTTAAAATGGCCATAATATCATCGTACACACCATTTGATTTAATACTTCCTCCACCATACACGATTAAAATATTCTGGCCGTATTGAGGAAGTTCTTTTCGTAAATGTTCGATACTCCCTTTACCAAAATGAATCTTTACTGGATTATAAAATGAAAATTCGTTCATCAATGGTTCCCCCTATTTTTCAAAAAAGTCCCACTCCAATAATAGGAGTGAGACTTAATAATATAATGATTATACCCATCCACGGAAGCGAGAGGCCTCGGCAGTGCGGCGAACACCTACCATATAAGCAGCTAAACGCATATTAATATTGCGGTTTTGTGCTGTTGTGTAGACATTTTCAAACGCAGCAGTCATTTTTGAATATAATTTTTCACGTACTTCTTCTTCCGTCCAATAATAACCCATATTGTTTTGAACCCATTCAAAGTAAGACACCGTTACACCACCAGCCGATGCTAAAACGTCTGGTACAAGAAGAATACCGCGCTCTGTTAAAATCTTTGTCGCTTCAGCTGTTGTCGGACCGTTTGCTGCTTCTACAACAATGTTTGCTTTAATTTGATGTGCGTTGTCTGCTGTAATTTGATTTTCAATGGCAGCAGGAACTAAAATATCGCAATCCAGTTCTAAAAGCTCTTTGTTTGAAATTGTGTTTTCAAACAATGTCGTAACTGTTCCAAATGAATCACGGCGATCTAATAAGTAATCAATATCCAAACCGTTCGGATCATGCAACGCACCGTGTGCATCTGAAATACCAATAACTTTTGCGCCTAAATCACTCATAAACTTCGCTAAGAAACTACCTGCGTTACCGAAGCCTTGAATAACAACTCGTGCACCTTTAATATCGATATTGCGTTTTTTTGCAGCTTCTTCGATGACAATTGTAACACCTTCTGCAGTTGCACGGTCACGACCTTGTGAACCGCCAAGAACGATTGGTTTACCTGTAATGAATCCTGGCGAGTTAAATTCATCCATACGGCTGTACTCATCCATCATCCAAGCCATAATTTGAGCATTTGTAAATACGTCTGGTGCGGGAATATCTTTCGTCGGACCAACTACTTGACTAATCGCACGAACATAGCCGCGACTTAATCGTTCAATTTCGCCCATTGACATTTCACGCGGGTCACAAATAACGCCACCCTTACCTCCACCATATGGAAGATCAACAATGCCGCATTTTAACGTCATCCACATCGAAAGTGCTTTCACTTCTTCTTCCGATACCATCGGGTGGAATCGTACGCCACCTTTTGTTGGACCTACTGCATCATTATGCTGTGCACGGTAACCAGTAAATACTTTTGTCGTACCGTCATCCATTTTTACTGGAATACGCACAGTCAACATACGAACCGGTTCTTTCAATAATTCATACATTGCTTCATCATAGCCTAGTTTATTTAATGCCTCATGAATTACTTCTTGAGTTGATGTAAATAAGTTCAAATTTTCAGCCATTTTATAATTCGCCTCTTTAAATTTTGATGTATTTGGGTCTTTCCGCCAACATTGTAACATACTTTATTCAGAGTTTGTTAAATATTTAGCCACATTTTATACACTTTTAATATTTTCGTTGATAATTAACGAAGAAAGCGCTTTTTTCACGAAATTTGCTCAAAACTGACCAATTTACCCCATAAAAAAACATGTCCAACTTATTTAAAAATAAATTGAACATGTCCTGCTTAATGTCCAGATTGTTCGATCCAATCTTTCAATTTTTCCTTTAAAACTTGAAAGCCATCCGCATCCACTTCATCAACCCGATCTTGCAAAGTACGCCGTGGCGGCATATCCCTTTTCCGGTGGAACGGCACTTCCTGCAACTCGCGTATCGATAGGCTTATTTTTTTTTGATCTGTATCCACATCCAGAACTTTAACTTGTATTTCATCCCCGACGGATAAAAAATCACTTACATCCTTCACAAAACCGTATGTGATTTCAGAAATATGCACAAGTCCCTGCGTATATTCATCTAAAGCAACAAAAGCTCCGTATGGTTGAATTCCTGTCACTTTACCCGTTAGCACGTCACCCACTTCAATTTTTTTTGCCATACTTTGTTCCTACCTTCTTTTCGTATATACGTAAATGTCATGTTAAATTATAACATATGAGACGGGCTGTAACAAAGAATCGCTTTAATCTAGCGTTTTTAAGTCATTAAATAAGAGTCTTTTAAAATAAATGTGAAAATTTTTTCTCTTTCTATATTTGCATCCAATAAATTCACAAAACTTTTTGCTAAATACATGAATCGTACTGTAAAATGAGTAATTGCATATATATGAGGAGGTTTTGTTTTGTCATCTAGAGATCAATTTACATCTAAGATAGGATTCATACTTGCGGCAGCAGGAAGCGCAATCGGTCTTGGCGCGATTTGGAAGTTCCCCTATATGGCGGGCACGAATGGCGGTAGTGTATTTATTATTTTGTTTGTTATATGTACAGTTTTAATTGGCTTGCCGATTTTAATTGCGGAATTTATGATTGGACGACGCGGTCAGAAAGATCCGATTACATCGTTTAAAGAACAGGCTCCAAATAAACCATGGTTTATGATCGGTTGGATCGGCCTTGTTGCTTGTGGGTTAATATTATCCTTCTATAGTGTTGTAGGTGGTTGGATATTAAGCTATATACTTCGGGCTGTTAGTTTTTCACTTACAGGACAAGGGGTTAATTTCAGCACTTTGTTTTCAGATATTATTTCCAATCCATGGGAAGTGTTAATCGCACAAGGTGCTTTCATGCTTCTAACATTATTTATTGTACAAGCCGGGATTAAAAACGGAATTGAAACAGCAAGTAAATGGATGATGCCGATTTTATTCCTATTTTTCATTTTGCTGTTTATCCGTTCCATTACATTGGATGGTGCGATGGAAGGCGTTAAGTTCATGTTCATTCCAGACTGGTCATACTTGAACGGCGATACGTTAATGTTAGCATTAGGTCAGGCATTCTTCTCTCTTAGTATTGGAGTTGCGGCAATGATAACATACGCATCTTATTTATCTAAGAAAGAAAAGATTGTAACTTCTGCAGTCAATGTAGCAAGTATGAATATCGCGATTTCTTTATTGGCGGGCCTTGTAATATTCCCTGCTGTATTCGCATTAGGCTTCTCTCCTACAGAAGGACCGGGCTTAGTATTTATTATGATTCCAGCTGTTTTTGAGCAATTGCCATTTGGCGGTTTTTTATTGTTGGTATTTTTCATCTTACTTCTTTTTGCGACAGTCACATCAGCGATTGCATTGCTGGAAGTGGTCGTTTCAATTGGTATTCGAGAAAAAACTGCCCAGCGTAAAAAAGCATCTTGGTTATTAGCATCAATTATTTTTGTCATCGGTATCCCTAGTGCTTTATCATTCGGAATTTTATCGGATATCACCATTTTTGAACGTTCCATTTTTGACTTTGTTGATTATGTAACAAGCGCGATTTTAATGCCGATCGGTGCATTTTTAACTTCTATTTTTGCCGGATATTATTATTCAAAGAAAATTTCTCGAGAAGAAATGATGACATCACCAGCTGTTTATAATTGCTGGCTTTTCATTGTACGCTATGTAGCCCCACTTTCAATTGCGGCTATCTTTATTAATAAGGTGTTCTTTAATTAAACTTGAAAAACTTGTTCGATTAAATTCGGACAAGTTTTTTTATTTTACAATTAAGAGGACTTTATAAGTTGTTGTTCATATGATAGTAAACATACGGGGAGGAGATGGGAAATGAAATTGCAGTTTCAGGAACAGTTGAAAACTTTACGCTCGGAAAAGAATTTATCAATTGAAGAGCTTTCATTACGAACACAAGTAAGTATTGAAAAACTGACAGCCTACGAAAACGGTGAGCGAATTCCTTCAACCCAAACCATTTTGATTTTATCGACTGTTTTGGAAGTACCGGTTTCTAACTTAATAGACGGATTACATTAAAATGCGGGCGACCTCAATTACAGGTCGCCTGCATTTTTATATAATACACTTCGCTTCGAATTTTACGGCAATTAATTTATATGCGATGGCAACACATTGCTCAAAAGGAATCCATTGTTCAAAAGAGTATTCATAAACTCTTTGAATGACTTTCGCCAATATTGTTGGATCGTCAATATTTTGAAGCGCAGCGACAACATCTGCCGTTTCAGTAGCATAACTTTCGGAACCGTAGCTAAAAGGATCCCACTGCTCTAATAAATGTACACACTTTTGATTCATTTCAATATTATCCATTTGATTCACCTTACTACCTCTTATAATAGTTAGTATGATACCATAATTTGAAAGAAAGCATAAGAAAAGAGGGTTCAAATGTCTATTTTTAATAAAGTTCATGAGCGTCGCAGTTCCGCATCTGTAAAATGGGATATGATGAATGTCGTCTACAATTTGAAAGATACAACAGAATTACTGCCGATGTGGGTAGCAGATATGGACTTCCCTCCACCTGCAGCTTTAACAGAAGCGTTAAAAACTCGATTAGAGCATCCTATCTTCGGCTACACTTTTGCCGATGATGATGTAAAAAATTCGATTGTTCACTGGTATAATACTCGCCATCAATGGACGATTGATCTAAACACGATTATTTTCCAGCCTGGTGTTGTCCCGGCAATCGCAACCGTTATCGAAACCTTTACAGAGGCTGGCGATAAAATCGGAATGTCCACACCGGCGTATCCTCCATTCACAAATGTACCTGCTGCTCAGCAACGTGAAGTCGTGACATGTGAATTAACCGAACAAGATGGTCATTATACGATGGATTTTGATAAGCTTGAAGAAATATTCCGCTCCGGTATTAAACTGTTTGTTTTATGTAATCCACATAACCCTATCGGTATTGTATGGAGCCCTGAAGAATTGGAACAACTGGTTGCATTATGTATTCAATATGATGTGTATCTATTATCCGATGAAATCCATGCTGATATTTCAATTCTAAAATCGTATACACCAGTCTTAACATTAGCGAATGCAAACGAAGCAAAAATTATCACATGTATTGCACCAACTAAAACTTTCAATATTGCCGGAATTCATGCTGCTATGATTGTTGCACCGGACAGAAAACTATATACGGCAATCGAGAAAAATACACAGGCGCACGGGAACTTAGGTTTAAATACATTTGCTTCCACTGCTGTAAAAGCTGTCTATACAGATGGCGCACCTTGGTTGGACGAGCTTCTTAGTTATTTAAAAAACAATATGGAATATGTTGTGAAAGAATTGAACGCTATTGAAGGACTTAAAGTAGAGATTCCTGATGCAACGTATTTAATGTGGATTGACTACCACAAGACAGGGATTGAAGAAAAGGAACTAATGGGACGCCTACTATCGGTAGGACAAGTTGCGTTAGATCCAGGGACAAAATACGGGGAAGCTGGAAGAGGCTTCTTACGTATAAATGTTGCTTGTCCATTTGAACTGTTGCAGGACGGGGTTGAACGCATTAAACGAACGATGGCTACATTCGAATAAGCAAGCAAAAGGGGTAGCCCGGGATTAATAATTTCCGGACTGCCCCTTCTTCTATTACATCATTTTGATTATTGTTTTTATTGTTCTTCCTTAGCGTTTTCTTTAGTGATACGTGCATCACGTTCTTTTAATGCGCGTTCTTCTAAAATTTTAGCCTGTGCAGCCTGGCGAGCAGCGATGCGGCGGACGAACCGGAATGTAATAAAAACAATAATCAGTAGAATGGCGAATTCAATTGCAGCGGGAAGATACAATGACTTGTCTTCCGGGAAATATAAAAAGCCACCAGAGAAATTCATTAAATATTGGTTCACTTGCCCACACGTCCTTTAAAAATTAGTCAATTACTGTGATTGACTCAATCTTAACATCTTCTTTAGGCTTATCGTGCATATTTCGGTCAACTTTAACAATATTGTCAACAACATCCATCCCTTCAACAACTTGGCCAAATACTGTATGCTTGCCGTCTAACCATGGTGTACCGCCGTTTTGTTTGTAAAACTCAACTTCTTCTTTTGACCAGCCGCGCACTTCCATTTGTTTTAACATAGATACTTCAACTTGAGGTGCTTGAACGATGAAGAATTGAGAACCGTTCGTACCAGGACCTGCATTGGCCATTGATAATGCGCCACGGATGTTCATTAGTTCAGGAACACACTCATCTTCGAATGTACCGCCCCAAATAGATTCGCCGCCCATACCAGTACCAGTTGGGTCGCCACCTTGTACCATGAAGTTAGGAATTACACGGTGGAAAATAATACCGTTATAGTAACCTGATTTTGCATGACCTAAAAAGTTTTCAACTGTTTTTGGTGCGTGCTCCGGAAATAATTTAATTTTGATTGAACCCATAGTTGTGTTCATTTCTACCATTACTTCACCTGGATTTAATTCTTTCGATAATTGTGGAAACATTTTTGTCTCTCCTTTAAATAAATTGTGGAATGGATGGGTATAGGTATAGAAACCAAACTTCCCCTTTAATACCAAGTCCAAGTTTACCATAACTCTAATATTTTAAGCCAATAACTTGCGAAGAACTTCCTTCGTATTCCGAAATAAGTTATACTAAACTCTAAATTAAAAAGGAAGAAAGTGATATTTTGAAAAAAAATATGAGACATAATTTCATCATCATTTTAATCGCAAACTTTATTGTTGCGGCTTCTGTTACGATGATTATGCCGTTTTTGTCTTTATATATCGATACACTCGGCGACTTTACAGATAGTTATGTACAGACATGGGCAGGAATAATCTTTGCGGCAACATTTATTACTGCATTTTTAATGTCCCCGATTTGGGGGAGGATTGCTGACAAATACGGGTACAAGCCTATCATGATCATCAACTGCTTCGGCGTTGGGTTAAGTATTTTTTTAATGGGCTACGTTCAAAATGTCGAGCAGTTCTTTTTACTGAGGCTTGCGATGGGTGTTGTAACGGGCTTTATCCCTACTTCCATTGCGTTCATTAGTAAGCATACTCCGAAAGAAGTGGCCGGGAAAACGCTCGGGACATTGCAGATGGGCAGTGTTGGCGGAACATTATTCGGTCCTGTATTAGGAGGCTTAATGGCAGATACTTTCGGGTTTAAGTACACTTTTATCATTACAGCAGTCACAATTACAATTGCGGCAATTATTATTATTTTCGGCATTCATGAACCGACCATTATCCGTAAAGTCAAAAATGCTATTTATTCAAGAAAAAATGTAATTTGGGCTATTTTCCATCATCGCCTTATATTAAATGTCATGTTCGTAACTTCACTCATTCAGATCGGGAACTTTAGTATTCAGCCATTGCTGTCCCTTTACGTATCTGAACTTACCCCTTCTCAGGAAGTAGCCATGCTCGCCGGCATTACCTTTAGTGCTGCCGGGCTCGGGAATATATGTTTCGCAAGATTTTGGGGGAAATTGGCTGACCATTATGGATATGAAAGAATTTTATCGTACTTGTTAATCCTTGCCGTCATTTTCATCATTCCACAGGCATTCGTTACAGAGTTATGGCAGCTTATCATACTACGATTCTTATTTGGTATTATATCCGGCGGTCTCATTCCGATTACGTCCGCACTAATTCGCCGTGAAGCACCGATTGAAGTGCAAGGCGAAATTATGGGTTACAACCAGAGTTTCCGTTTCCTTGGCAATATTATCGGACCGGTATTAGGAGGGATTGTAGCAAGCTTTGGCGGAATTCATTCCGTATTTTATACGACCGGCCTATTATTTTTAATCGGCTTTGTCATTATGTCCTTTTTGAAAAAGCTTCCGAATCAGTACATGGACGAGATGTTGAAAAAACATGCTTAAATGTTCAATGTATATATGGTATCCTTTAAAAAACAACAAGTGATTACGCTTAATACGTTTTCATTTTGTTGTTTTTTGTTTGGACAATTATAATGAATATCCTATTTGGGGGCCAATTATCCATGAAACAACTTTTCGGCTACATTGTCATTTTATGTAGCATTCCTTTACTTCTTCTAATCGGGAATGGGGCTTGGAAAGAAATTGCGAAAGCGGAGCAGTATGAACAGCTAATCAAGAAATCGATCGAGCTCCCTGAAGTAACTTCCACATCGCCCATTACTTTATATGATGCAAACAGCAAAATTTTCAGTGAAGAATATACTGAATGGTCACAGCCACTTTCGCTGGATGAGGTCCCTGAAATTGCAAAACAGCTATTTATATACAGTGAAGATGAAAGTTTTTATGAACATATCGGTTTTGATGTGAGTGCAATTGCCCGCGCGCTCATCACAAATAAATCGGAGCAGTCCATAAGGCAGGGCGGTTCTACCATTACACAACAGCTTGTCCGTATGCGGTATTTAACAACGGACAAAACATATGAACGGAAATTGATGGAGCTTTTTTATGCCTATGAAATCGAGAAATCCTTTTCAAAAGACGAAATTTTTGAGATGTATTTAAATGAAATGTATTTCAGCAATCAAGTATATGGAATCGGAGCTGCGGCAACTTATTATTTCAATCGGCCGTTATCAAAACTTTCCATTCCTGAAATCGCTTTTATATCGGCTATCCCGAACAATCCCTCATTATATGATCCGGTCGTGCACTTCGAAAATACAAAAAGCAGGCAGGAACGGTTAATCGATAAGCTGACAGAGCATGGGGTTCTTACAGCTGATGAAGCAAAAACGTATAAAAAAGAACCGATTCAATTAACTATTAAACAAAAAGCACAGCAGTATCCGAGCTACAGTACATTCGTTTTACAGGAGCTGAAATGGCTCATTGCCGAACAAACGGGTTACCGAGAAAAGATTGACAATACACCTGATAAAATGGAAAAGGAATTTCTACAATTAGAGCTGAAGAAAAAAACGGACGCAATTTTACGTCAAGGTGTTCATGTATATACTGCACTGCAACCTGAAAAACAGCGACAGGATGAAGAGGCCATCAACCGGATTTTGCCGAATTCCGATTTACAGGCAAGTGCAACGATTATTGATAATGAAACACGTGAAGTGATCAGTATTTTTGGCGGGAAGGATTATAGAAAGCACGATTTGCACCGTGCATTCCAATCTCCAAGACAGCCGGGTTCTGCATTTAAACCGATCAGTGTATTTGCACCTTACTTTGAAGAAACCTCCGCAACACCATATTCCATTGTAAACGGCGGTCCGTACTGTGTCGGGAATTTCTGTCCAGAAAACTATGGTCGCATTTGGTACAACAATATTACCGTGGAAACAGCTTTCAAAAACAGTGTTAATACCAGTGCTTTACGATTGTTTAATGCCATCGGGGTTGATACAGCATTTCAGTATATTAACCGGTTCAGTTTTGATTCGATCATAGAAAAAGACCGTACATTTGCTGCAGCATTGGGCGGGTTAACATACGGTGTGACTTCACTGGAAATGGCCGATGCATACTCCAGCTTTATCGACGGCTATTATGTACCTGTTCACAGCATACGTAAAGTAACGGACTTAACAGGAGAAACGATTTTTAGCTGGCCGCATAAACGTGAGGAAATATGGTCTGCATCGACAGCGAAAACGATGCGCAGCCTTTTGAATGAAACGGTGGCTACCGGAACAGGGAGAGGTCTTTATAGCTCATCCGGCTATATCGGAGCCAAAACCGGAACGACGAATGAATTTAAAGATTATTGGGTTGCCGGATTGACAAATGACTATACGGCAGCTGTCTGGATCGGCTATGATCAGCCCCGTTCAATGGAAGCAATCGAACGCGCAAAAATTCATTTTTCTATATTCAATGCAATAACAGAATAAAAAAGCTTGTTAGTTTTAAAGAGCGCACCTCCCCCGCTAAAATCCTAACAAGCTTTTTTTATACTATGCGAACGGCAAGCTCGCAAGAATTCCGTTGTACAGCTTAATAACGGCATAGACGACGAGAGCCAATAATAGAAACCAGGTAAGCACTTCATAAAAGATTAATCCGATCACACCTGGAATGGACATATACTGACTCTTCTTATAAACGTTG
Above is a window of Solibacillus isronensis DNA encoding:
- a CDS encoding Glu/Leu/Phe/Val family dehydrogenase, whose protein sequence is MAENLNLFTSTQEVIHEALNKLGYDEAMYELLKEPVRMLTVRIPVKMDDGTTKVFTGYRAQHNDAVGPTKGGVRFHPMVSEEEVKALSMWMTLKCGIVDLPYGGGKGGVICDPREMSMGEIERLSRGYVRAISQVVGPTKDIPAPDVFTNAQIMAWMMDEYSRMDEFNSPGFITGKPIVLGGSQGRDRATAEGVTIVIEEAAKKRNIDIKGARVVIQGFGNAGSFLAKFMSDLGAKVIGISDAHGALHDPNGLDIDYLLDRRDSFGTVTTLFENTISNKELLELDCDILVPAAIENQITADNAHQIKANIVVEAANGPTTAEATKILTERGILLVPDVLASAGGVTVSYFEWVQNNMGYYWTEEEVREKLYSKMTAAFENVYTTAQNRNINMRLAAYMVGVRRTAEASRFRGWV
- the yugI gene encoding S1 domain-containing post-transcriptional regulator GSP13 — translated: MAKKIEVGDVLTGKVTGIQPYGAFVALDEYTQGLVHISEITYGFVKDVSDFLSVGDEIQVKVLDVDTDQKKISLSIRELQEVPFHRKRDMPPRRTLQDRVDEVDADGFQVLKEKLKDWIEQSGH
- a CDS encoding sodium-dependent transporter; amino-acid sequence: MSSRDQFTSKIGFILAAAGSAIGLGAIWKFPYMAGTNGGSVFIILFVICTVLIGLPILIAEFMIGRRGQKDPITSFKEQAPNKPWFMIGWIGLVACGLILSFYSVVGGWILSYILRAVSFSLTGQGVNFSTLFSDIISNPWEVLIAQGAFMLLTLFIVQAGIKNGIETASKWMMPILFLFFILLFIRSITLDGAMEGVKFMFIPDWSYLNGDTLMLALGQAFFSLSIGVAAMITYASYLSKKEKIVTSAVNVASMNIAISLLAGLVIFPAVFALGFSPTEGPGLVFIMIPAVFEQLPFGGFLLLVFFILLLFATVTSAIALLEVVVSIGIREKTAQRKKASWLLASIIFVIGIPSALSFGILSDITIFERSIFDFVDYVTSAILMPIGAFLTSIFAGYYYSKKISREEMMTSPAVYNCWLFIVRYVAPLSIAAIFINKVFFN
- a CDS encoding helix-turn-helix domain-containing protein, yielding MKLQFQEQLKTLRSEKNLSIEELSLRTQVSIEKLTAYENGERIPSTQTILILSTVLEVPVSNLIDGLH
- a CDS encoding DUF1871 family protein, which codes for MDNIEMNQKCVHLLEQWDPFSYGSESYATETADVVAALQNIDDPTILAKVIQRVYEYSFEQWIPFEQCVAIAYKLIAVKFEAKCII
- a CDS encoding MalY/PatB family protein, with product MSIFNKVHERRSSASVKWDMMNVVYNLKDTTELLPMWVADMDFPPPAALTEALKTRLEHPIFGYTFADDDVKNSIVHWYNTRHQWTIDLNTIIFQPGVVPAIATVIETFTEAGDKIGMSTPAYPPFTNVPAAQQREVVTCELTEQDGHYTMDFDKLEEIFRSGIKLFVLCNPHNPIGIVWSPEELEQLVALCIQYDVYLLSDEIHADISILKSYTPVLTLANANEAKIITCIAPTKTFNIAGIHAAMIVAPDRKLYTAIEKNTQAHGNLGLNTFASTAVKAVYTDGAPWLDELLSYLKNNMEYVVKELNAIEGLKVEIPDATYLMWIDYHKTGIEEKELMGRLLSVGQVALDPGTKYGEAGRGFLRINVACPFELLQDGVERIKRTMATFE
- a CDS encoding peptidylprolyl isomerase; this translates as MFPQLSKELNPGEVMVEMNTTMGSIKIKLFPEHAPKTVENFLGHAKSGYYNGIIFHRVIPNFMVQGGDPTGTGMGGESIWGGTFEDECVPELMNIRGALSMANAGPGTNGSQFFIVQAPQVEVSMLKQMEVRGWSKEEVEFYKQNGGTPWLDGKHTVFGQVVEGMDVVDNIVKVDRNMHDKPKEDVKIESITVID
- a CDS encoding MFS transporter, whose amino-acid sequence is MRHNFIIILIANFIVAASVTMIMPFLSLYIDTLGDFTDSYVQTWAGIIFAATFITAFLMSPIWGRIADKYGYKPIMIINCFGVGLSIFLMGYVQNVEQFFLLRLAMGVVTGFIPTSIAFISKHTPKEVAGKTLGTLQMGSVGGTLFGPVLGGLMADTFGFKYTFIITAVTITIAAIIIIFGIHEPTIIRKVKNAIYSRKNVIWAIFHHRLILNVMFVTSLIQIGNFSIQPLLSLYVSELTPSQEVAMLAGITFSAAGLGNICFARFWGKLADHYGYERILSYLLILAVIFIIPQAFVTELWQLIILRFLFGIISGGLIPITSALIRREAPIEVQGEIMGYNQSFRFLGNIIGPVLGGIVASFGGIHSVFYTTGLLFLIGFVIMSFLKKLPNQYMDEMLKKHA
- a CDS encoding transglycosylase domain-containing protein encodes the protein MKQLFGYIVILCSIPLLLLIGNGAWKEIAKAEQYEQLIKKSIELPEVTSTSPITLYDANSKIFSEEYTEWSQPLSLDEVPEIAKQLFIYSEDESFYEHIGFDVSAIARALITNKSEQSIRQGGSTITQQLVRMRYLTTDKTYERKLMELFYAYEIEKSFSKDEIFEMYLNEMYFSNQVYGIGAAATYYFNRPLSKLSIPEIAFISAIPNNPSLYDPVVHFENTKSRQERLIDKLTEHGVLTADEAKTYKKEPIQLTIKQKAQQYPSYSTFVLQELKWLIAEQTGYREKIDNTPDKMEKEFLQLELKKKTDAILRQGVHVYTALQPEKQRQDEEAINRILPNSDLQASATIIDNETREVISIFGGKDYRKHDLHRAFQSPRQPGSAFKPISVFAPYFEETSATPYSIVNGGPYCVGNFCPENYGRIWYNNITVETAFKNSVNTSALRLFNAIGVDTAFQYINRFSFDSIIEKDRTFAAALGGLTYGVTSLEMADAYSSFIDGYYVPVHSIRKVTDLTGETIFSWPHKREEIWSASTAKTMRSLLNETVATGTGRGLYSSSGYIGAKTGTTNEFKDYWVAGLTNDYTAAVWIGYDQPRSMEAIERAKIHFSIFNAITE